In the Methanofollis sp. genome, one interval contains:
- a CDS encoding HAD-IC family P-type ATPase — protein VVSGRGSGVVVATGRQTEVGKIATTLSAMEMTKPPLLIRMEQFSRWVGVLVVGASAVLGVAALLRGIEPVEVFFLAVALAVSAIPEGLPVAITVALSLGVSRIATRNVVVRNLAAVEGLGSCTCIASDKTGTLTVNEQTLTQIVLPDRRRYTVLGEGYRGEGRVVAADGPPPAEADYLRLQGMIRAAVLCSEAVLVRRDGDWEHYGDAIDVAFLAAAYKLGLSPETVRREEAILAEIPFEPERRYAAAFYREGVRVLVAMKGAPEVVIPRCPTAPHGAAEEAALLAARGFRVIAVASGEIVGGVDLPFDEGDIPPLLFLGLACFIDPLRHDAAGAVETCRQAGIRVVMVTGDHPATALAIARDLGIALSEDDLVTGKDLAGAGAPDSQAFRDLVGKAHVFSRVAPLQKSAIVEGLQGGGHYVAVTGDGVNDAPALRRANIGVAMGSGTDLAKDTASIIITDDSFSSIVAGVEGGRATYDNIRKVTYLLISTGAAEVLLFTLALLAGLPLPLLAVQLLWLNLVTNGIQDVALAFEGGEPDVMGRRPRLPGEGVFNRLMVEETLVSGSYIGITAFLLWAWLIGGGWGEDAARNVLLLFMVLMENAHAFNCRSECRSVFRIPIGRNPFLIVGVMAAQGIHILAVQVPVMQGVLGVAPVSLPLWLTLLTIALSLVFVMEVYKYLCRKR, from the coding sequence GTCGTATCCGGGCGGGGGAGCGGGGTCGTCGTCGCCACAGGCAGGCAGACCGAGGTCGGGAAGATCGCAACGACTCTCTCCGCGATGGAGATGACGAAACCCCCCCTCCTCATCAGGATGGAGCAGTTCTCCCGCTGGGTGGGGGTGCTCGTCGTCGGGGCGAGTGCCGTCCTCGGCGTGGCCGCCCTCCTCCGGGGCATCGAACCGGTCGAGGTCTTTTTCCTGGCCGTCGCCCTCGCGGTCTCCGCGATCCCTGAGGGCCTGCCCGTGGCGATCACCGTCGCCCTCTCCCTTGGCGTCAGCAGGATTGCGACGCGCAACGTCGTCGTCAGGAACCTGGCGGCGGTCGAGGGCCTGGGGAGTTGCACCTGCATCGCCAGCGACAAGACAGGGACGCTCACGGTCAACGAGCAGACCCTGACGCAGATCGTCCTCCCTGACAGACGACGCTATACGGTCCTCGGCGAGGGCTACCGCGGCGAAGGCCGGGTCGTTGCGGCGGACGGTCCGCCTCCTGCAGAGGCGGACTATCTCAGACTGCAGGGGATGATCCGGGCGGCCGTCCTCTGCAGCGAGGCGGTGCTCGTGCGACGGGACGGGGACTGGGAGCACTACGGCGACGCCATCGACGTGGCATTCCTTGCCGCCGCCTACAAACTTGGCCTCTCCCCGGAGACCGTCCGGAGGGAAGAGGCCATCCTGGCCGAGATCCCCTTCGAGCCAGAGCGGAGATATGCGGCCGCGTTCTACCGGGAGGGGGTGCGTGTCCTCGTCGCCATGAAAGGCGCCCCTGAGGTGGTGATCCCGCGCTGCCCGACCGCCCCGCACGGGGCCGCGGAGGAGGCCGCCCTCCTTGCTGCACGGGGCTTCCGGGTCATCGCCGTCGCTTCCGGCGAGATCGTGGGCGGCGTGGACCTCCCCTTCGACGAGGGGGACATTCCCCCTCTCCTCTTTCTCGGCCTCGCCTGCTTCATCGACCCCCTCAGGCACGACGCGGCGGGGGCGGTGGAGACCTGCAGGCAGGCCGGGATCAGGGTGGTGATGGTCACCGGCGACCACCCGGCGACGGCCCTGGCAATCGCGCGTGACCTCGGGATTGCATTGTCTGAAGACGACCTCGTCACCGGGAAGGACCTGGCAGGGGCCGGCGCCCCGGACAGTCAGGCATTCCGCGATCTTGTCGGAAAGGCGCATGTCTTCTCCCGCGTCGCCCCCCTCCAGAAGTCAGCCATTGTGGAAGGGCTCCAGGGGGGCGGGCACTATGTCGCCGTGACCGGCGACGGCGTGAACGACGCACCGGCCCTCAGGCGGGCGAACATCGGTGTCGCCATGGGCTCGGGGACAGACCTCGCGAAGGACACCGCCTCGATCATCATCACCGACGACTCCTTCTCCTCGATCGTGGCCGGGGTCGAGGGCGGTCGGGCGACCTATGACAATATCAGGAAGGTCACCTATCTCCTCATCTCCACCGGGGCCGCCGAGGTGCTCCTCTTCACCCTTGCTCTCCTTGCCGGCCTGCCTCTCCCCCTCCTTGCCGTGCAACTCCTCTGGCTGAACCTGGTGACAAACGGTATCCAGGATGTCGCCCTCGCCTTCGAGGGCGGCGAGCCCGACGTGATGGGGCGGCGGCCGCGGCTCCCCGGGGAAGGGGTCTTCAACCGTCTGATGGTCGAGGAGACCCTTGTCTCGGGCTCGTACATCGGCATCACCGCGTTCCTTCTCTGGGCCTGGCTGATCGGCGGCGGGTGGGGGGAGGACGCAGCGCGAAACGTCCTCCTCCTCTTCATGGTCCTGATGGAGAATGCCCATGCCTTCAACTGCCGTTCTGAATGCCGGTCTGTCTTTCGCATCCCTATCGGGAGGAATCCGTTCCTTATCGTCGGCGTGATGGCGGCGCAAGGCATCCATATTCTTGCGGTGCAGGTTCCGGTGATGCAGGGCGTCCTTGGTGTCGCCCCCGTCTCTCTCCCCCTCTGGCTCACCCTGCTTACGATAGCCCTCTCTCTGGTCTTTGTTATGGAAGTCTACAAGTACCTCTGCCGGAAACGGTGA
- a CDS encoding cation diffusion facilitator family transporter — MKQKTARLSVVSNTLLVVTKLAVGCAIGSVGIISEAIHSGIDLVAAGIAFLSIRKASEPADACHRFGHGKYEDFSGLIEAILIFVAAALIIREAAGTLISGNEGLAMDALGFGMAVMLLSAGVNWYVSSRLMRAAKETESIALESDAWHLRTDVYTSLAMLAGLVAIRLTGLVVLDAVFALGVAVIIMKAAFDLTRRAFSDLTDHALPPEEEERIRQIICDHSSDVVDFHALRTRRAGSERFIDLHLVVSRADSLQTAYDLVKHIESDIRLEFPRANVSIRVEPCAEQCTACPSICHSGKEEPDRRHGA; from the coding sequence GTGAAGCAGAAGACCGCACGCCTCTCGGTCGTTTCGAACACACTCCTGGTGGTGACAAAACTCGCCGTAGGGTGTGCGATCGGATCGGTCGGCATCATCTCCGAGGCGATCCACTCCGGGATCGACCTTGTGGCCGCGGGTATTGCCTTCCTATCCATAAGAAAGGCGTCAGAGCCCGCTGACGCCTGCCACCGTTTCGGCCACGGGAAATACGAGGACTTTTCCGGCCTCATCGAGGCAATCCTCATCTTCGTGGCGGCCGCTCTCATCATCAGGGAGGCGGCGGGCACGCTTATCTCCGGAAACGAAGGGCTTGCGATGGATGCCCTCGGATTCGGTATGGCCGTGATGCTCCTCTCGGCCGGCGTGAACTGGTACGTCTCTTCCCGCCTGATGCGGGCGGCGAAGGAGACCGAGTCGATCGCCCTCGAAAGCGATGCATGGCACCTGCGGACCGACGTGTACACCTCCCTTGCCATGCTTGCCGGGCTTGTAGCCATCAGGCTTACCGGCCTTGTCGTCCTCGACGCCGTCTTCGCCCTCGGCGTCGCGGTGATCATCATGAAGGCAGCCTTTGACCTGACGCGGCGGGCCTTCTCCGACCTCACCGACCATGCCCTCCCGCCCGAGGAGGAGGAGCGGATCCGGCAGATCATCTGTGACCATTCCTCGGATGTGGTGGACTTCCACGCCCTCCGGACGCGGCGGGCCGGTTCGGAGCGCTTCATCGACCTCCACCTCGTCGTCTCGCGGGCCGATAGTCTCCAGACAGCCTATGACCTGGTGAAACATATCGAGTCCGACATCAGGCTCGAGTTTCCCCGGGCCAATGTCTCTATCCGGGTCGAGCCCTGTGCCGAGCAGTGCACGGCCTGCCCCTCGATCTGTCACTCCGGCAAGGAGGAACCGGACCGGCGGCACGGCGCATGA
- a CDS encoding DUF2769 domain-containing protein, producing MDTFEEKVQAMKDMTPEDVQAAVEKLKSMCTCPSCPSYNRCAKEGQELLFCTTGKSFMCISDEKRCICPTCPVARDMGLKYTFFCTRGAEKAQRYEHTVWGTKMV from the coding sequence ATGGACACCTTTGAAGAAAAAGTCCAGGCAATGAAGGATATGACGCCTGAAGACGTTCAGGCGGCAGTTGAGAAGTTGAAATCGATGTGCACCTGCCCGTCATGCCCATCGTACAACCGGTGTGCAAAGGAGGGACAGGAACTCCTTTTCTGCACCACAGGCAAGAGTTTCATGTGCATCAGCGACGAGAAGAGGTGCATCTGCCCGACATGCCCGGTTGCACGGGATATGGGGCTGAAGTACACTTTCTTCTGCACGCGGGGCGCGGAGAAGGCGCAGCGGTACGAACACACGGTCTGGGGGACGAAGATGGTCTGA